In one Vibrio sp. VB16 genomic region, the following are encoded:
- a CDS encoding DUF2057 family protein, which yields MKHIAIILSALMSCVSLPAFSTIELIANSNLDFLVVNGAKAKVDSRLFSSKQTTILPSGENQIAFRYSYTYTRGDNYTRVDTPVIIAKFTAQDAKLTFLFPEFRSATEAEKNIDGITWALVDTENQQAIKKTEDNLRIDGMQIGRNYVKETQDYNASGGPASISKNNASVTNHTSSANTAEEMLHFWYDKATPETKARFKAYINQ from the coding sequence ATGAAGCATATAGCCATTATTCTGTCCGCGTTAATGAGTTGTGTCAGTTTACCTGCATTTTCTACTATTGAATTGATCGCAAACTCGAACCTAGATTTTTTGGTTGTTAATGGAGCGAAAGCAAAGGTAGATAGCCGCCTCTTTTCGTCCAAACAAACAACGATACTGCCTAGCGGGGAAAATCAAATTGCCTTTAGATACAGTTATACTTATACCCGAGGTGACAACTATACGCGCGTTGATACACCGGTTATTATCGCAAAATTTACCGCACAAGATGCCAAACTCACCTTCCTGTTCCCGGAATTCAGAAGTGCCACAGAAGCAGAAAAAAACATCGATGGTATCACCTGGGCTCTTGTCGATACCGAGAACCAACAAGCGATTAAAAAAACTGAGGACAACCTGCGAATTGATGGCATGCAGATAGGTCGAAACTACGTAAAGGAGACACAAGATTACAACGCTTCAGGTGGACCAGCTTCGATTTCGAAGAATAATGCTTCAGTGACTAACCACACATCGAGCGCGAACACTGCAGAAGAGATGCTCCATTTTTGGTATGACAAAGCGACACCGGAAACCAAGGCGCGCTTTAAAGCCTATATCAATCAATAA